A single genomic interval of Lathyrus oleraceus cultivar Zhongwan6 chromosome 7, CAAS_Psat_ZW6_1.0, whole genome shotgun sequence harbors:
- the LOC127107616 gene encoding cytochrome c oxidase subunit 5b-2, mitochondrial has translation MLRRLISSQLKTLTSSSSPLRSPSPAVAVSLLSCHFSTQSDDSTVVKKKVEDIVPIATGHEREELQAQIEGRDILEIDHPEGPFGTKEAPAVVKSYYDKRIVGCPGGEGEDEHDVVWFWLEKDKPHECPVCAQYFVLEVVGPGGPPYGHGDDHHH, from the exons ATGTTACGGAGACTCATCTCTTCACAACTCAAAACCCTAACTTCTTCTTCGTCTCCTCTCCGATCTCCTTCTCCCGCCGTCGCCGTTTCTTTGCTCTCCTGCCACTTCTCCACCCAATCCG ATGACAGTACTGTTGTTAAAAAGAAGGTTGAGGATATAGTGCCGATTGCTACTGGTCATGAACGTGAGGAGCTTCAGGCTCAGATTGAG GGTAGGGATATTCTTGAAATCGACCACCCTGAAGGTCCTTTCGGCACCAAG GAAGCACCGGCTGTTGTGAAATCTTACTACGATAAAAGGATAGTTGGATGTCCAGGTGGTGAAGGCG AGGATGAGCATGATGTTGTCTGGTTTTGGCTGGAGAAAGACAAACCTCATGAATGTCCTGTGTGTGCACAGTATTTTGTG CTCGAAGTGGTAGGACCTGGTGGACCGCCTTATGGACACGGTGATGATCATCATCACTAA
- the LOC127107614 gene encoding probable inactive nicotinamidase At3g16190, producing MTESWNHAALLVIDMQKDFIDEESPVRTKGGKDIVPNVIKAVEVARQRGILIVWAVREHDPLGRDVELFRRHLYTAENVGPSSIGSKGAELVDGLVFREGDYKLVKTRFSAFFATHLHSVLQGAGINTLVVTGVQTPNCIRQTVFDAVALDYQHVTVLVDATAAATPDIHLANVIDMKNIGVATPTLQEWSEIKA from the exons ATGACAGAGAGTTGGAATCACGCAGCTCTACTTGTAATTGACATGCAG AAAGATTTTATTGATGAAGAGAGTCCTGTAAGAACAAAAGGAGGGAAAGATATTGTTCCAAACGTGATTAAGGCTGTTGAAGTTGCTAGACAGCGTGGAATTCTCATTGTTTGG GCAGTACGGGAACACGATCCCTTAGGAAGAGACGTTGAACTCTTTCGCCGACATCTATATACTGCAGAGAATGTTGGTCCTTCCTCTATAGGAAGCAAAGGTGCAGAGTTAGTTGATGGACTGGTCTTTAGAGAAGGAGACTATAAACTTGTGAAGACAAGGTTTAGCGCATTCTTTGCTACGCACCTTCATTCAGTCCTTCAAGGAGCAGGGATCAATACATTGGTTGTCACTG GCGTTCAAACTCCAAACTGTATACGGCAAACTGTATTTGATGCGGTAGCATTGGACTATCAACATGTGACTGTTCTTGTTGATGCTACTGCAGCAGCCACACCTGATATTCATCTTG CCAATGTGATTGACATGAAAAATATTGGAGTTGCAACACCAACATTACAAGAATGGAGCGAAATAAAAGCTTGA
- the LOC127107615 gene encoding probable ribonuclease P/MRP protein subunit POP5, which produces MVFKNRYMVMEVFMNPNREQASGDSIIITQFNISNAIKDSIMVNFGECGLAASLGSFQVKYVNPITNVCIIRASREEHEKVWASITMVRSIGNFPVVFNLLDLSGNLQASKTAALKCEKAKFEQYKLMVGDRLSADDTHRMNNHLAKIELLEH; this is translated from the exons ATGGTGTTCAAAAACAGGTACATGGTGATGGAGGTTTTTATGAATCCTAATAGAGAACAAGCATCGGGTGATTCTATTATAATTACTCAGTTTAATATCTCTAATGCTATAAAAGATAGCATCATGGTGAATTTTGGGGAGTGTGGTTTGGCGGCATCACTAGGATCATTTCAGG TTAAGTATGTGAATCCAATCACTAATGTGTGCATTATTAGAGCTTCAAGAGAGGAGCATGAAAAAGTATGGGCTTCTATTACTATGGTTAGAAGTATTGGAAATTTTCCAGTGGTGTTTAATTTACTTGATTTATCTG GAAATTTACAGGCTTCTAAAACCGCCGCATTGAAGTGCGAAAAAGCAAAATTTGAACAGTACAAACTTATGGTTGGTGATCGATTGTCAGCTGACGATACTCATCGTATGAATAATCATCTTGCAAAGATTGAACTTTTGGAGCACTGA
- the LOC127107613 gene encoding probable inactive nicotinamidase At3g16190, with the protein MLMVVREHDPLGRDVELFRRHLYTTGKVGPTAKGSEGAELVDGLVVREGDFKLVKTRFSAFFSTHLHSVLQREGINSLVITGVQTPNCIRQTVFDAVALDYQPVTVLFDATAAATPDIHLANVYDMKNIGVATPTLQEWSESKA; encoded by the exons ATGTTAATG GTAGTACGCGAACATGATCCCTTGGGGAGAGACGTTGAACTCTTTCGCCGACATCTATATACGACAGGAAAAGTTGGTCCGACCGCTAAAGGAAGTGAAGGTGCAGAATTAGTTGACGGGCTCGTCGTTAGAGAAGGGGATTTTAAACTTGTGAAGACGAGGTTTAGTGCATTCTTTTCTACACATCTTCATTCAGTCCTTCAACGAGAAGGAATCAATAGTCTCGTGATCACAG GTGTTCAAACTCCAAACTGTATTCGGCAAACTGTTTTTGATGCTGTCGCGTTAGACTATCAACCTGTGACTGTTCTTTTTGACGCCACAGCAGCAGCCACGCCCGATATTCATCTCG CCAATGTGTATGACATGAAAAACATTGGAGTTGCAACACCAACATTACAAGAATGGAGTGAATCCAAAGCTTGA